One genomic region from Xylocopa sonorina isolate GNS202 chromosome 8, iyXylSono1_principal, whole genome shotgun sequence encodes:
- the Duox gene encoding dual oxidase isoform X3 encodes MPAAYSDGVYMLAGQDRPSPRKLSQLFMQGDDGLPSVRNRTALFAFFGQLVTSEIIMASESGCPIEYHRIDVDKCDPVFDKECQGNKYIPFRRADYDRQTGRSPNSPREQINKVTSWIDGSFIYSSSEAWANTMRSFKNGSLLMEPTRKFPVRNTMRAPLFNHAVPHVMRMLSPERLYLLGDPRTNQHPPLLALGILFYRWHNVIAARIQHENPNMSDEDIFQKARRIVIGTLQNIILYEYLPILLNEDPPPYMGYKPDLHPGISHIFQSAAFRYGHTLIPPGLYRRDENCEYRRTNTDQPAIRLCSTWWDSNEILTNSTIEELLMGMSSQIAEKEDNLLGTDIRNNLFGPMEFSRRDLGAINIMRGRDNGLPDYNTARMQFKLPRRKTWNEINPELFNKNPSLLRTLVEIHSNNLNNVDIYVGGMLESSAGPGELFTAVIKEQFLRLRDSDRFWFENEENGIFTKTEIEDIRRVTLWDVVVNATGIPANAIQRKVFTWEEGDPCPQPDQLNSTMLEACVPLQRYDYFEGSELVYIYACVFLGFVPILCAGAGYGLVKLQNRRRRRLKILQEAIQKRNDGKICVDKMIVREWLHANHRRQVKVKFGPEAALHIVDRKGEKLRTFDFGDVNAVTMEESQENENGHRKALVLLRIPRDYDLVLELDSLASRRKFIAKLEAFLASHKKHFTLSQVSRDIMLAKAETKERRQKKLEQFFREAYALTFGLRPGERRRRSEDSDSGEVVTVMRTSLSKSEFASALGMRADAVFVKKMFNIVDKDRDGRISFQEFLDTVLLFSRGKTEDKLRIIFDMCDKDSNGVIDKEELSEMLRSLVEIARTTSLSDDHVTELIDGMFQDAGLERKDYLTYNDFKLMMKEYKGDFVAIGLDCKGAKQNFLDTSTNVARMTSFHIDQLPPEDSKSWARKQWDAVSTFLEENRRNIFYLFVFYVTTIALFVERFIYYSFMAEHTDLRHIMGVGIAITRGSAAALSFCYSLLLLTMSRNLLTKLKEFSIQQYIPLDSHIQFHKIAACTALFFSVLHTVGHMVNFYHVSTQPLAHLRCLTSEISFPSDARLTISFWLFRTVTGLTGILLFIVMTIIFVFAHPTIRQKAYKFFWSTHSLYVVLYALCLIHGLARLTGSPRFWIFFVGPAIIYSLDKVVSLRTKYMALDIIETELLPSDVIKIKFYRPPNLKYLSGQWVRLSCTAFRSNEFHSFTLTSAPHENFLSCHIKAQGPWTWKLRNYFDPCNYNPEDEHPKIRIEGPFGGGNQDWYKFEVAVMVGGGIGVTPYASMLNDLVFGTSTNRYSGVACKKVYFLWICPSHKHFEWFIDVLRDVERKDVTDVLEIHIFITQFFHKFDLRTTMLYICENHFQRLSKKSIFTGLKAINHFGRPDMTSFLKFVQKKHSYVSKIGVFSCGPRPLTKSVMSSCDEVNKGRRLPYFIHHFENFG; translated from the exons ATGCCAGCAGCGTATTCCGATGGAGTGTACATGTTGGCTGGCCAAGATAGGCCATCCCCAAGGAAACTTAGCCAGCTGTTCATGCAGGGTGATGACGGTCTGCCATCCGTCAGGAATAGAACGGCTTTGTTTGCTTTCTTTG GGCAACTGGTCACGTCGGAGATAATCATGGCCAGCGAAAGTGGCTGCCCCATAGAGTACCATCGAATCGACGTGGACAAATGCGATCCGGTTTTCGACAAGGAGTGCCAAGGTAACAAGTACATTCCCTTCCGTCGGGCGGATTACGATCGCCAAACTGGACGCAGCCCTAACAGCCCTCGTGAACAG ATAAACAAAGTGACGAGCTGGATCGACGGTAGCTTCATATATTCGAGCAGCGAGGCATGGGCAAACACGATGAGGTCTTTCAAAAACGGCAGCCTTCTCATGGAGCCCACCAGGAAGTTCCCCGTAAGGAACACTATGCGTGCTCCACTTTTCAATCACGCTGTCCCACATGTTATGAGAATGCTTAGTCCTGAACGTCTTTATC TTCTCGGAGATCCACGAACGAATCAACATCCCCCACTGCTAGCTTTGGGAATATTATTTTATCGATGGCATAATGTAATCGCCGCGCGAATACAACACGAGAATCCAAATATGTCCGATGAAGATATCTTTCAGAAAGCAAGACGTATCGTTATAGGCACGCTTCAG AATATTATTTTGTACGAGTATCTGCCTATACTTTTGAATGAAGATCCGCCGCCTTATATGGGGTACAAGCCAGATCTCCATCCAGGGATCAGTCACATATTTCAGAGCGCAGCTTTTCGATATGGGCACACTCTGATACCGCCAGGATTGTATCGCAGAGATGAAAATTGTGAATATAGGAGAACTAACACTGATCAGCCTGCAATCAGGCTTTGTTCCACCTGGTGGGACTCCAAT GAAATTTTAACTAATAGCACAATCGAAGAACTTTTAATGGGTATGAGTTCGCAAATAGCAGAAAAAGAAGACAATCTTCTTGGTACTGATATTAGAAATAACTTGTTCGGCCCTATGGAATTCTCGCGTAGAGACTTAGGCGCCATAAACATCATGCGGGGTAGAGATAATGGACTGCCAGATTACAACACAGCTAGAATGCAATTCAAGTTACCTCGCAGGAAAACTTGGAACGAAATCAATCCAGAATTGTTCAACAAAAATCCTTCGTTGTTACGAACGTTAGTTGAGATCCATTCGAATAATTTGAATAACGTCGATATATACGTTGGTGGGATGCTGGAGTCCAGTGCTGGACCAGGAGAACTCTTTACTGCGGTAATTAAAGAGCAATTCCTTCGTTTAAGGGATTCTGACAGATTCTGGTTTGAAAACGAAGAGAATGG AATTTTCAcaaaaaccgaaatagaagataTTCGTCGTGTTACATTATGGGACGTAGTAGTGAACGCAACAGGAATACCAGCCAACGCTATCCAAAGAAAAGTATTCACTTGGGAAGAGGGAGATCCCTGTCCCCAGCCTGATCAACTGAACTCGACAATGCTAGAGGCCTGCGTTCCGCTACAGCGTTATGACTACTTCGAG GGAAGCGAGTTAGTGTACATATACGCCTGCGTTTTTCTGGGCTTTGTGCCGATCTTATGCGCTGGCGCCGGTTACGGCCTGGTCAAGCTTCAGAACCGACGAAGGAGGCGATTGAAGATCCTTCAAGAGGCAATACAGAAGAGGAATGACGGAAAGATCTGCGTGGACAAGATGATCGTTCGCGAGTGGTTGCACGCGAATCACCGCCGCCAGGTCAAGGTGAAATTCGGCCCGGAAGCGGCTTTGCACATCGTCGATCGCAAGGGAGAGAAACTGCGCACATTCGACTTCGGCGACGTAAACGCGGTCACGATGGAAGAGTCGCAG GAAAACGAGAATGGTCATCGTAAGGCGTTGGTTCTGTTACGAATACCGCGGGACTACGACCTTGTCCTTGAACTGGATTCGCTGGCCTCGCGTAGAAAGTTCATTGCGAAACTGGAGGCATTTCTGGCGTCCCATAAGAAGCACTTCACACTGTCCCAAGTGAGCAGGGACATTATGCTTGCAAAAGCGGAAACGAAGGAACGCCGTCAGAAAAAACTTGAACAG TTCTTCAGGGAAGCTTACGCATTGACGTTCGGTTTACGACCTGGTGAAAGGCGGCGACGATCCGAGGATAGCGACAGTGGAGAAGTTGTTACTGTGATGAGGACGTCGCTTTCTAAAAGCGAGTTCGCGAGCGCCCTCGGAATGCGTGCGGATGCGGTCTTCGTgaagaaaatgtttaatattgttGATAAAGACAGGGACGGTCGTATTTCGTTTCAG gaaTTTTTAGACACCGTGTTACTATTCTCGCGTGGAAAAACCGAGGACAAATTAAGGATTATCTTCGATATGTGCGATAAGGACAGCAACGGAGTAATTGACAAAGAAGAACTATCAGAAATGCTCAGATCATTAGTAGAAATTGCACGAACTACTAGTTTATCGGACGATCATGTCACAGAGTTGATTGACGGAATGTTCCAA GACGCTGGACTCGAGAGAAAGGATTACCTCACGTACAATGATTTCAAGCTGATGATGAAAGAGTACAAAGGCGATTTCGTCGCGATCGGACTCGATTGCAAAGGCGCCAAGCAGAATTTCCTCGACACGTCAACGAACGTAGCTCGCATGACGAGTTTCCATATTGATCAACTTCCACCGGAGGACTCGAAGAGCTGGGCACGCAAACAGTGGGATGCGGTTTCAACATTTCTTGAAGAAAATCGACGGAATATATTTTATCTATTCGTCTTCTATGTCACAACTATTGCTTTGTTCGTTGAAAGATTTATCT ATTATTCTTTCATGGCTGAGCACACGGATTTGAGGCATATTATGGGGGTTGGAATTGCCATAACTAGAGGATCAGCAGCTGCCTTGTCTTTCTGTTATAGTTTACTGCTTTTAACCATGTCCCGTAATCTTTTGACCAAACTTAAAGAATTTTCTATCCAACAATATATTCCACTGGATTCGCACATACAATTTCACAAGATTGCCGCATGCACTGCATTGTTTTTCTCAGTTCTTCATACGGTCGGGCATATGGTTAATTTCTATCACGTCTCCACTCAACCATTAGCTCATCTGCGATGTTTGACTAGCGAAATCAGTTTCCCGAGCGATGCTCGGTTGACCATATCGTTTTGGCTTTTTAGAACGGTAACAG GTTTGACTGGAATCTTATTGTTCATCGTAATGACGATAATTTTCGTATTTGCGCATCCCACTATTCGGCAGAAAGCGTATAAATTTTTTTGGTCTACCCATAGCTTGTACGTGGTACTGTACGCCCTGTGCTTAATACACGGTTTAGCTCGTTTAACTGGATCTCCACGATTTTGGATTTTCTTCGTCGGACCTGCCATTATTTATTCCTTAGACAAG GTAGTGAGTCTTCGCACCAAATACATGGCGCTAGACATAATTGAAACGGAATTACTACCGTCGGATGTGATTAAAATTAAGTTCTATAGACCGccgaatttaaaatatttatccgGACAATGGGTCCGCCTTTCGTGCACCGCGTTCAGGTCGAACGAGTTCCATTCGTTCACCCTGACTTCCGCACCGCACGAGAACTTCCTGTCGTGTCACATCAAAGCGCAAGGCCCGTGGACATGGAAGTTGCGCAACTACTTTGATCCTTGCAATTACAATCCGGAAGATGAGCATCCGAAAATAAGAATCGAAGGACCGTTCGGAGGTGGTAATCAAGACTGGTACAAGTTCGAGGTCGCAGTGATGGTCGGCGGTGGCATTGGCGTTACTCCTTACGCTTCCATGTTGAATGATCTCGTGTTTGGCACATCTACCAATAGATATTCTGGGGTTGCTTGCAAGAAG GTGTATTTCTTGTGGATCTGCCCCTCGCATAAACACTTCGAATGGTTCATCGATGTACTTAGGGATGTTGAAAGAAAGGATGTCACAGACGTTTTAGAAATTCATATATTTATTACGCAATTCTTTCACAAGTTCGATTTACGTACAACCATGCTG TATATTTGTGAGAACCATTTCCAAAGGCTTTCTAAGAAAAGCATATTTACTGGGCTGAAAGCAATAAATCACTTTGGTCGGCCCGACATGACTTCGTTTTTAAAATTTGTTCAGAAAAAGCATAGTTAT GTCAGTAAAATAGGAGTATTTAGCTGCGGTCCACGTCCCCTGACGAAGAGCGTAATGTCATCGTGCGACGAAGTGAACAAGGGCCGCCGTCTGCCGTACTTTATTCATCACTTCGAAAACTTCGGCTAA
- the Duox gene encoding dual oxidase isoform X4: MRSFKNGSLLMEPTRKFPVRNTMRAPLFNHAVPHVMRMLSPERLYLLGDPRTNQHPPLLALGILFYRWHNVIAARIQHENPNMSDEDIFQKARRIVIGTLQNIILYEYLPILLNEDPPPYMGYKPDLHPGISHIFQSAAFRYGHTLIPPGLYRRDENCEYRRTNTDQPAIRLCSTWWDSNEILTNSTIEELLMGMSSQIAEKEDNLLGTDIRNNLFGPMEFSRRDLGAINIMRGRDNGLPDYNTARMQFKLPRRKTWNEINPELFNKNPSLLRTLVEIHSNNLNNVDIYVGGMLESSAGPGELFTAVIKEQFLRLRDSDRFWFENEENGIFTKTEIEDIRRVTLWDVVVNATGIPANAIQRKVFTWEEGDPCPQPDQLNSTMLEACVPLQRYDYFEGSELVYIYACVFLGFVPILCAGAGYGLVKLQNRRRRRLKILQEAIQKRNDGKICVDKMIVREWLHANHRRQVKVKFGPEAALHIVDRKGEKLRTFDFGDVNAVTMEESQENENGHRKALVLLRIPRDYDLVLELDSLASRRKFIAKLEAFLASHKKHFTLSQVSRDIMLAKAETKERRQKKLEQFFREAYALTFGLRPGERRRRSEDSDSGEVVTVMRTSLSKSEFASALGMRADAVFVKKMFNIVDKDRDGRISFQEFLDTVLLFSRGKTEDKLRIIFDMCDKDSNGVIDKEELSEMLRSLVEIARTTSLSDDHVTELIDGMFQDAGLERKDYLTYNDFKLMMKEYKGDFVAIGLDCKGAKQNFLDTSTNVARMTSFHIDQLPPEDSKSWARKQWDAVSTFLEENRRNIFYLFVFYVTTIALFVERFIYYSFMAEHTDLRHIMGVGIAITRGSAAALSFCYSLLLLTMSRNLLTKLKEFSIQQYIPLDSHIQFHKIAACTALFFSVLHTVGHMVNFYHVSTQPLAHLRCLTSEISFPSDARLTISFWLFRTVTGLTGILLFIVMTIIFVFAHPTIRQKAYKFFWSTHSLYVVLYALCLIHGLARLTGSPRFWIFFVGPAIIYSLDKVVSLRTKYMALDIIETELLPSDVIKIKFYRPPNLKYLSGQWVRLSCTAFRSNEFHSFTLTSAPHENFLSCHIKAQGPWTWKLRNYFDPCNYNPEDEHPKIRIEGPFGGGNQDWYKFEVAVMVGGGIGVTPYASMLNDLVFGTSTNRYSGVACKKVYFLWICPSHKHFEWFIDVLRDVERKDVTDVLEIHIFITQFFHKFDLRTTMLYICENHFQRLSKKSIFTGLKAINHFGRPDMTSFLKFVQKKHSYVSKIGVFSCGPRPLTKSVMSSCDEVNKGRRLPYFIHHFENFG, translated from the exons ATGAGGTCTTTCAAAAACGGCAGCCTTCTCATGGAGCCCACCAGGAAGTTCCCCGTAAGGAACACTATGCGTGCTCCACTTTTCAATCACGCTGTCCCACATGTTATGAGAATGCTTAGTCCTGAACGTCTTTATC TTCTCGGAGATCCACGAACGAATCAACATCCCCCACTGCTAGCTTTGGGAATATTATTTTATCGATGGCATAATGTAATCGCCGCGCGAATACAACACGAGAATCCAAATATGTCCGATGAAGATATCTTTCAGAAAGCAAGACGTATCGTTATAGGCACGCTTCAG AATATTATTTTGTACGAGTATCTGCCTATACTTTTGAATGAAGATCCGCCGCCTTATATGGGGTACAAGCCAGATCTCCATCCAGGGATCAGTCACATATTTCAGAGCGCAGCTTTTCGATATGGGCACACTCTGATACCGCCAGGATTGTATCGCAGAGATGAAAATTGTGAATATAGGAGAACTAACACTGATCAGCCTGCAATCAGGCTTTGTTCCACCTGGTGGGACTCCAAT GAAATTTTAACTAATAGCACAATCGAAGAACTTTTAATGGGTATGAGTTCGCAAATAGCAGAAAAAGAAGACAATCTTCTTGGTACTGATATTAGAAATAACTTGTTCGGCCCTATGGAATTCTCGCGTAGAGACTTAGGCGCCATAAACATCATGCGGGGTAGAGATAATGGACTGCCAGATTACAACACAGCTAGAATGCAATTCAAGTTACCTCGCAGGAAAACTTGGAACGAAATCAATCCAGAATTGTTCAACAAAAATCCTTCGTTGTTACGAACGTTAGTTGAGATCCATTCGAATAATTTGAATAACGTCGATATATACGTTGGTGGGATGCTGGAGTCCAGTGCTGGACCAGGAGAACTCTTTACTGCGGTAATTAAAGAGCAATTCCTTCGTTTAAGGGATTCTGACAGATTCTGGTTTGAAAACGAAGAGAATGG AATTTTCAcaaaaaccgaaatagaagataTTCGTCGTGTTACATTATGGGACGTAGTAGTGAACGCAACAGGAATACCAGCCAACGCTATCCAAAGAAAAGTATTCACTTGGGAAGAGGGAGATCCCTGTCCCCAGCCTGATCAACTGAACTCGACAATGCTAGAGGCCTGCGTTCCGCTACAGCGTTATGACTACTTCGAG GGAAGCGAGTTAGTGTACATATACGCCTGCGTTTTTCTGGGCTTTGTGCCGATCTTATGCGCTGGCGCCGGTTACGGCCTGGTCAAGCTTCAGAACCGACGAAGGAGGCGATTGAAGATCCTTCAAGAGGCAATACAGAAGAGGAATGACGGAAAGATCTGCGTGGACAAGATGATCGTTCGCGAGTGGTTGCACGCGAATCACCGCCGCCAGGTCAAGGTGAAATTCGGCCCGGAAGCGGCTTTGCACATCGTCGATCGCAAGGGAGAGAAACTGCGCACATTCGACTTCGGCGACGTAAACGCGGTCACGATGGAAGAGTCGCAG GAAAACGAGAATGGTCATCGTAAGGCGTTGGTTCTGTTACGAATACCGCGGGACTACGACCTTGTCCTTGAACTGGATTCGCTGGCCTCGCGTAGAAAGTTCATTGCGAAACTGGAGGCATTTCTGGCGTCCCATAAGAAGCACTTCACACTGTCCCAAGTGAGCAGGGACATTATGCTTGCAAAAGCGGAAACGAAGGAACGCCGTCAGAAAAAACTTGAACAG TTCTTCAGGGAAGCTTACGCATTGACGTTCGGTTTACGACCTGGTGAAAGGCGGCGACGATCCGAGGATAGCGACAGTGGAGAAGTTGTTACTGTGATGAGGACGTCGCTTTCTAAAAGCGAGTTCGCGAGCGCCCTCGGAATGCGTGCGGATGCGGTCTTCGTgaagaaaatgtttaatattgttGATAAAGACAGGGACGGTCGTATTTCGTTTCAG gaaTTTTTAGACACCGTGTTACTATTCTCGCGTGGAAAAACCGAGGACAAATTAAGGATTATCTTCGATATGTGCGATAAGGACAGCAACGGAGTAATTGACAAAGAAGAACTATCAGAAATGCTCAGATCATTAGTAGAAATTGCACGAACTACTAGTTTATCGGACGATCATGTCACAGAGTTGATTGACGGAATGTTCCAA GACGCTGGACTCGAGAGAAAGGATTACCTCACGTACAATGATTTCAAGCTGATGATGAAAGAGTACAAAGGCGATTTCGTCGCGATCGGACTCGATTGCAAAGGCGCCAAGCAGAATTTCCTCGACACGTCAACGAACGTAGCTCGCATGACGAGTTTCCATATTGATCAACTTCCACCGGAGGACTCGAAGAGCTGGGCACGCAAACAGTGGGATGCGGTTTCAACATTTCTTGAAGAAAATCGACGGAATATATTTTATCTATTCGTCTTCTATGTCACAACTATTGCTTTGTTCGTTGAAAGATTTATCT ATTATTCTTTCATGGCTGAGCACACGGATTTGAGGCATATTATGGGGGTTGGAATTGCCATAACTAGAGGATCAGCAGCTGCCTTGTCTTTCTGTTATAGTTTACTGCTTTTAACCATGTCCCGTAATCTTTTGACCAAACTTAAAGAATTTTCTATCCAACAATATATTCCACTGGATTCGCACATACAATTTCACAAGATTGCCGCATGCACTGCATTGTTTTTCTCAGTTCTTCATACGGTCGGGCATATGGTTAATTTCTATCACGTCTCCACTCAACCATTAGCTCATCTGCGATGTTTGACTAGCGAAATCAGTTTCCCGAGCGATGCTCGGTTGACCATATCGTTTTGGCTTTTTAGAACGGTAACAG GTTTGACTGGAATCTTATTGTTCATCGTAATGACGATAATTTTCGTATTTGCGCATCCCACTATTCGGCAGAAAGCGTATAAATTTTTTTGGTCTACCCATAGCTTGTACGTGGTACTGTACGCCCTGTGCTTAATACACGGTTTAGCTCGTTTAACTGGATCTCCACGATTTTGGATTTTCTTCGTCGGACCTGCCATTATTTATTCCTTAGACAAG GTAGTGAGTCTTCGCACCAAATACATGGCGCTAGACATAATTGAAACGGAATTACTACCGTCGGATGTGATTAAAATTAAGTTCTATAGACCGccgaatttaaaatatttatccgGACAATGGGTCCGCCTTTCGTGCACCGCGTTCAGGTCGAACGAGTTCCATTCGTTCACCCTGACTTCCGCACCGCACGAGAACTTCCTGTCGTGTCACATCAAAGCGCAAGGCCCGTGGACATGGAAGTTGCGCAACTACTTTGATCCTTGCAATTACAATCCGGAAGATGAGCATCCGAAAATAAGAATCGAAGGACCGTTCGGAGGTGGTAATCAAGACTGGTACAAGTTCGAGGTCGCAGTGATGGTCGGCGGTGGCATTGGCGTTACTCCTTACGCTTCCATGTTGAATGATCTCGTGTTTGGCACATCTACCAATAGATATTCTGGGGTTGCTTGCAAGAAG GTGTATTTCTTGTGGATCTGCCCCTCGCATAAACACTTCGAATGGTTCATCGATGTACTTAGGGATGTTGAAAGAAAGGATGTCACAGACGTTTTAGAAATTCATATATTTATTACGCAATTCTTTCACAAGTTCGATTTACGTACAACCATGCTG TATATTTGTGAGAACCATTTCCAAAGGCTTTCTAAGAAAAGCATATTTACTGGGCTGAAAGCAATAAATCACTTTGGTCGGCCCGACATGACTTCGTTTTTAAAATTTGTTCAGAAAAAGCATAGTTAT GTCAGTAAAATAGGAGTATTTAGCTGCGGTCCACGTCCCCTGACGAAGAGCGTAATGTCATCGTGCGACGAAGTGAACAAGGGCCGCCGTCTGCCGTACTTTATTCATCACTTCGAAAACTTCGGCTAA